From the Hyphomicrobiaceae bacterium genome, the window ATTGCCTTCCGCATCACGATGGGTGTGCGCCAGGGCGATGATGCCTGGAAGCGCCAGCTCAACGAGATCATCGCCAAACGTCAGGGTGATATCGACAAGATCCTGTTCGACTATGGGATTCCGCTGCTGGTGGATGACGATACGAAAATGGATCTTCTGACCGCGCCGCGGACCGCGAATGCGACTGGCGGAGAAAAGAAGGCGGAGGATACGGCTTCTAATCCCGCGGCAGAGACCGCTAAAGCACCCTGATTACCCATCGTCCTTAGTCAGCTTTGCATGAAATGGCGGCGCCCGCTCGACGGCAGCGCCGTTTTTTCGTATCAGGGCTCCGCTCGCCCGGCGGCGGATCAATAACAAGACCGCGCTTTATTGCGCGGACGTTAGCAGTGAGGAAACGTCCATGAGAAACGTTCGCGCCGCAATTCTAATCGCTGCGCTTTTGCCGTTTTGCACCAGCCTCGGCCTGCACGCAGAGCATGTCGATGTCGGACCGGCACCGCCCCCGAACGCCGAAAGGCCGCCTGAGCCCGACGGTTACCGCATGGACGAGTACCGCAAGCCCGTGCCTGCCACGCTGAAAGGCGCGACTGTGCTGACTTCCGACAAGGCTGGTGATCTGTGGACCAAGAAGGCGGCGATCTTTGTCGACGTCTATCCGCGTGCACCCAAGCCGCCGAATCTTCCGAAGGGGACTTTCTGGCGCGAGCCGATCCACCTCACCATTGAGAATGCAACCTGGCTGGCGAATGTTGGTTATGGTGTGATCTCGCCGCAGACCGATGACTACTTCAAGAGCAACCTTGAGAAGCTCACGGCCGGTGATAAGTCGAAGGCGGTTGTATTCTACTGCTTGCGCGATTGCTGGATGAGTTGGAATGCCGCCAAGCGCGCGCTTACTTACGGTTACACGAAGGTCATGTGGTATCCCGACGGCACGGACGGCTGGCAGGAAGCGGGCTTGCCCGTTGTGCAAGTTACGCCAGTTCCGCAAGAGCCGCAGCCATGAGGCTCGCTGCTATGACACCTCCATAAAGGAAGCCCGGCAGATCGTTGCCGGGCTTCTTTTGTTTGTCGTATGGGTGAAGCTCAGTTGCTCATCTGGGCGCGAATGCTGCGCGCTATAAAGCCGGCCCGCTCTTCGATCAGCTGGGGAATCTCGCACGCGATCGGAATGTTTTGCTGGCGCTCCTGAAAAACGCGCACCTCCCACTTGTACTTCTCTTCTTCAGGGGTCAGATGGTCGACTTCTTCGGCCGGCATGGGATTTTCAGGAAGAGCTTCGCCTTGAGACGGCAGCGTCAAGCCTTCCTTCTCGATCTCCTTGGCGCGGGCGAGCTGGCGCTTGTGGAAGCGTTCGATGCCGGACATCACGACCTTGCGTTCGTCGTTGATGCGCGACAGAGCGGCGGAGAACAGCAGCGTCAACTTTTGATCGCGCTCGGCCTTGGGAATAGATTCTGCGTATTTCTTGATCGCGGCATCGACTTCATCTTCCGGAATGCGGCGCGCAACAACATACTCGGACAGCTTGCGAATGGTGTCATCGTCTCGCCAGTTCGGCAGACCCTCAAGAGAAGGACCATCCCAAATCTGGGCGGGTGAAATTTCCAGCACCTTTCGCGAGATGCATGGCCACTCGGGCTCTTTGTTGTCCTCAGCGCCATTGCTTTGCGCCTGATTAGTTGCCTCTGCTGGTGCGGATTGCTCGGTGCCAGGAGCGGCTTGCTCATCTTGAGCGCGCGACGGCGCGCTGGTTGCCAATACGGGCAAGGAAGCAAGCACCGCCAATGCGAGCAATTTGGATAAATTGACTACAGATTTCATCATGGAATGGACTTTCAGGCTGCTCCTCCAGGACCACCGCGCCGGGCGATCAAACCCTTGGAGGGATTGTAGGCGAACACGGCTGCGGTCAGGAACAGGATCGTGCAGGCGACGACCACCAGCAGTGAAACGATATCGATCTGTCCATAAAAGCCGAAACGGATAAGCTCAACCCCATAGGTGAATGGATTGAGTCGGCAGATCTCATAAAGAATTGGACTCGCCTCGCGGATGCGCCACAGCGGATAAAGTGCACTCGAGGCAAAGAACATTGGGAAGATAACGAAGTTCATCACGCCGGCAAAGTTTTCCAGCTGCTTGATTACGGACGACATGAACAGCGCCAGCGATCCCAGCATCAGGCCGGAAAGGATCAGAGCGGGCAGAACGGTGACGTAGCCCGCAAACGACTGAGCCCACTCAGGGACCGAGAACAACGGCGTCGTGATGGGTTCTGCAACCCCGCTCAGCACCCCGGAGAACCACGGACTGGGGTCATACATGGTAAAGAGCGAGACCTCCTGGAATGCGGCCGGCTGGATTTCCCAGAAATAGGCAACCAGCAGGAATGCGTAGACCTGAAGGAGCGCGACCGAAACGCCGCCCAGCAGCTTCGACAGCAGTAGGAACGTGCGCGGGAATGGGCTGACGAGAAGCGTGCGCATCGCGCCCGTCTCTCGATCATAGACCATCGACAGCGACGACTGCATGGCGTTGAATAGCAAGATCATGCCGATCAACCCGGGCATGATGAATTCTTCGTAGAGAACGTATGACTGGTAGGGCGGAATGATCGAGACGCCAAGTGTCTGGCGGAAGCCTGCGGCGAAAATGAAAAGCCAAATCATTGGCCGCACGAGGGCAGAAAAAAATCGCTCGCGCTG encodes:
- a CDS encoding PQQ-dependent catabolism-associated CXXCW motif protein, whose translation is MRNVRAAILIAALLPFCTSLGLHAEHVDVGPAPPPNAERPPEPDGYRMDEYRKPVPATLKGATVLTSDKAGDLWTKKAAIFVDVYPRAPKPPNLPKGTFWREPIHLTIENATWLANVGYGVISPQTDDYFKSNLEKLTAGDKSKAVVFYCLRDCWMSWNAAKRALTYGYTKVMWYPDGTDGWQEAGLPVVQVTPVPQEPQP
- a CDS encoding ABC transporter permease; the protein is MTMNARVVTGPASHIPANADRVEEHRGLSLANYSACFRGIVWREVLRYLHQRERFFSALVRPMIWLFIFAAGFRQTLGVSIIPPYQSYVLYEEFIMPGLIGMILLFNAMQSSLSMVYDRETGAMRTLLVSPFPRTFLLLSKLLGGVSVALLQVYAFLLVAYFWEIQPAAFQEVSLFTMYDPSPWFSGVLSGVAEPITTPLFSVPEWAQSFAGYVTVLPALILSGLMLGSLALFMSSVIKQLENFAGVMNFVIFPMFFASSALYPLWRIREASPILYEICRLNPFTYGVELIRFGFYGQIDIVSLLVVVACTILFLTAAVFAYNPSKGLIARRGGPGGAA